Part of the Rhizobium sp. WYJ-E13 genome is shown below.
AACAGCCATGATGACGAGAACGCCGATGCCGATCCAGGTCAGCAGCGTGGCGATCTCGATGGAGCCGGCATTCAATTCGCTGAGCAGCACGCTTTCGACGACGAGGAACCGGTCACCGCGATAGTCGATGCCGCGCACATAAGCGCGTGCTGCACCATCGGCGCGCTCGAAATCCGCAACCGTCATCGCCGAGCTCGCTAGCGCATCCTTCGCAAAGGTGAACGGCGCGGTATCGAGCGTCGCAAGCTGGCCGGATGCATTAAGACCGACGGCCGAGCCGTCGCTTGAAATGATCGCCGCCTGTGCCGTGCCGCCGGCCACGATACCCTTGGCTAGAATGCTGGTGACGACATCGTCGCGCACCTTGAACAGCATCAGACCCTTCGCTTGGCCGAGCTTGACGATCGGCACGGCATAGAAGATCGCCGACTTGCCGCTTTTGGCATCGACGCGCAGGCCGGAAAAGGCCGTCGGCGCGGAATCGTCAGTCGCGTTGGCGGTATTCTCGATCGCCTTGGCATAGGCGATACCCGCGCCGGTCGACTTCCAGGCATCCGACTTCAGGTTTTCGGCAAAATCGTCATTCTTCTTGTAGGAATAGAGCACGGTGCCGTCGAGATCGACGATCAGGAAGTCACCGAAGGCCGTGTCAGCGAGATCGCGGGCTACTTCGCTTTGCGTCTTCTCATGGTTCGAATAATAGAATCCGCTCGGCGCCTCCGGCTTGGCAAGCTTTTCGCGCTGGTCGGCCGGGTTCGGATTGTTGGTAACAAAGACCTTCTTCAGCTCTCCGCGGGCATCGCCCGAGCTTTTCTCGATTGTCTTCCAGCCGCTCTTCAGGCTGGTGATCGCCATCTGCAGCGCTTCGATACGCGTAATCGAGGTCGCCTGATTCTCAAGCTGTACAAGCTGATCCTGCAGCATGTCGCCGCGGAAGATCAGTACGCTCTCCTTGGCCTTCAGCGCCTGCTCGTCGGAAACGCGGCTGCTGGCAAAATAGGCGAGGATATTGATGACAGCGACCGAAAGCGTGGTCAGCAGGATGAAGGTGGCTATCACCTTGAAGGACAGGGACTGAAATCTCTGAGCCATGAAAAACGAACCCTTCCGAAACGGCGCCGCCGGCGAGTGGAGTCACGAAGACAACACCCGCCGGTTGAACTGAAAACAGACCATCGGAAGCCTTAAGCTTTGCGAAAGTCAGCCCTCTCACATTTGATGGATTAGAATTCAGGCATCCGGTTTAATTCGCGGTAAATGCGATCCCGCAAAAACAAGGTATGTTTTTGCTTTGTTCACATATCAATGGCACTTATTTCGCCATCGCTATAGGGTGAACCATGCAAAACACGATTCGCATCATCGGTATCGATCCCGGCCTTCGCCGCACCGGATGGGGCATCATCGATACGCTCGGCAATTCTCTGCGCTTCGTTGCCTCGGGAACAGTCACTTCGGATGGCGACATGGACCTCGCTTCCCGCCTTTGCCAGCTGCATGACGGCCTTGCCGATGTGGTCCATTCCTACCAGCCGGATGAGGCCGCCGTCGAACAGACCTTCGTCAACAAGGATGCGGTGGCCACCCTGAAGCTCGGCCAGGCTCGCGGCATCGCCATGCTGGTGCCGGCCCGCGCCGGCCTCCCGGTGTCTGAATATGCGCCGAACGCCGTGAAGAAAACTGTCATCGGCGTCGGCCACGGCGATAAGCAGCAAATTCATATGATGCTGAAAATTCTGATGCCAAAGGCGGAGTTCAAGGGCAACGACGCCGCCGACGCCCTGGCGATCGCCATCTGCCACGCCCATCACCGCGGCGGAAACAAGATGCGACAGGCACTCGCCGGCTGATTTGTTCTTGACTTGTTCCGGGCCGACAGCTAGGTATTACCGCAGAGGTATTACCATGCGCGTGACCGAAAAAGGCCAGGTGACCATCCCTAAGGAAATCCGCGACAGACTTGGAATCGTCCCGGGATCTGAGGTGGAGTTTATCGCGAAAGACGATGCAGCCCTTTTGGTGAAGGTCAACGAAAACAGCTTACAGATTCGCAACTTCGAGGAATGGGCTGCCAGCGTAGAGGGACTGCTGGACCTCGATGGCATGACGACGGATGAATATATGGAATGGCTAAGAGGTCCGCGTGAAGATCTCGACCGTCATTGACACGAATATTCTCATCGACATTTTGGGACCGCAAAGCTCATTTCGCCATTGGTCGCTTGACGCGCTGAAACGTTGCGCCTCTGAGGGAAATCTGGTGCTGACCCCGGTCGTCTGGGCTGAGCTCGGCGCCGCACCGCTGACAGAGGAGAAGCTTCTGCTTGCCTTTGCCTGGCTTAATCTTGAACGAGAGAACTTGCCTTTCGAGGCAGCCTTCCGTGCAGGGCAAGCTCATCGTCACTATCGGACTGCGGGTGGCCAGCGGGAACGGACGCTTCCCGATTTTTTGGTTGCTGCCCACGCGGAATGGCATCGGCACCGCCTGCTGACCCGTGATGCGTCCCGCTACCGCTCCTATTTCCCTTCGCTCGATATTATTTCACCTGAAACTCATCCCTGACGGAACAAGATCATGATCGGCAAGCTGAAAGGCACCATAGACGAGATCGGTGACGATTATGTGCTCGTGGATGTGCATGGCGTCTGCTACGTCGCCTATTGTTCGTCGCGCACGCTCTCGAAGCTCGGTTCCGTGGGAGAAGCCTGTGTGCTCTTCATCGAAACTTATGTGCGTGAGGACCAGCTCAAGCTCTTCGGTTTCCAGACGCAGCTCGAACGCGAATGGTTCAACCTGCTGCAGAGCGTGCAGGGCGTCGGCGCGAAAGTGGCGCTTGCCGTCCTTTCGACCCTGACCCCTCCCGAACTTGCCAATGCAATCGCCCTCCAGGACAAGACCGCCGTCTCACGCGCCCAGGGGGTCGGCCCCAAGGTCGCGATCCGCATCGTCACCGAACTTAAGAACAAGGCGCCTGCCTTTGCCGGCGAGGCGATCAATATCGGCCTCAAACAGGAGATTGGCGAAGGTGTAGCTCCAGCTCCCGTGGCTGACGCCGTCTCGGCCTTGACCAATCTCGGCTATTCGCGAGACCAGGCTGCCAACGCGGTTGCCGCTGCCATGAAGACGGCCGGCGAGGACGCAGACAGCGCCAAGCTGATCCGTCTCGGCCTGCGGGAACTTTCGCGTTGATGCCACGGCAGGGTGTCAATGGCTGCCGCTTGGTGTATGGACTTGAGCAAGCTTTGAACGGAAATGCCTGATGACGGATGCCCGCCTGATAACGCCTGAAAAGCGTGGCGAAGACCTGGATACCACCCTGCGCCCACAGTCTCTGGACGAATTCACCGGCCAGGCGGAGGCGCGCGCCAACCTCAAGATCTTCATCGAAGCCGCCAAGAACCGCGGTGAAGCGCTGGACCATGTTCTCTTCGTCGGTCCGCCGGGCCTCGGCAAGACGACGCTGGCGCAGATCATGGCGAAGGAACTCGGCGTCAATTTCCGTTCCACCTCAGGCCCCGTCATTGCGAAGGCCGGAGATCTGGCCGCGTTGCTGACCAATCTCGAAGAGCGTGACGTTCTCTTCATCGACGAAATCCACCGCCTCAACCCGGCGGTCGAGGAAATCCTCTATCCGGCGATGGAAGACTTCCAACTCGACCTCATCATCGGCGAAGGCCCGGCCGCCCGCTCGGTAAAGATCGACCTGTCGAAATTCACGCTCGTTGCCGCCACCACCCGCCTCGGCCTGCTGACCACGCCGCTGCGCGACCGTTTCGGCATTCCGGTGCGCCTCTCCTTCTATACGGTGGAGGAACTGGAGCTGATCGTTCGCCGCGGCGCCCGCCTGATGGGCCTTGGCATGACCGATGACGGCGCCCGCGAGATTGCGCGGCGCGCCCGCGGCACGCCGCGTATCGCCGGCCGCCTGCTGCGCCGCGTGCGCGACTTCGCCGAAGTCGCAAAGGCCGAAGCCGTCACCCGCGAGATCGCCGATGAGGCGCTGACCCGCCTGCTGGTCGACAATGTCGGCCTCGACCAGCTCGACAAGCGCTACCTCAACATGATCGCAGTCAATTTCGGCGGCGGCCCGGTCGGCATCGAAACCATTGCCGCCGGCCTCTCCGAGCCACGCGACGCGATCGAGGACATTATCGAGCCTTACATGATCCAGCAGGGCTTCATCCAGCGTACCCCGCGTGGCCGCGTTCTGACCGCAATCGCATGGAAACATCTTGGCATGCAGCCGCCGAAGGATATGGAGGCTGCGCAGTTCGGGCTGTTCCGGGAGGACGATTGATTGATCAGCCGGCGCGGCTTTCTTAAACTCATGGGCGGCAGCTTTGCAGGCCTCATGGCACTCGGCGGATATGCCTTCGCCTATGAACCGCTGGCCCGGCTGGCAATTTCCCGCTACAGGCTGACCCCGCCGGGATGGACTCCCGGCCTGAAGCTGCGCCTTGTCACACTGGCCGATTTCCATGCCTGCGAACCCTGGATGTCCAAAGACCGCATCGCTTCGATCTGTGCCCGCGCCAACGAGCTGGAAGGTGATATCACACTCCTGCTCGGCGACTACGCGGCCGGCATGAACATGGTGACGCGCTATGTCCATTCCAGTGAATGGTCGAAGGCGCTGGCAACGCTCAAGGCCCCGCTCGGCGTTCATGCGATCATGGGCAACCATGATTGGTGGGAAGACAGAACCGCACAGATGAATGGTGGAGGCGACACCTTCGGACACAGAGCTTTGACTGAAGCGGGTATCTCCGTCTACAGCAATCGCGCCATCCGGCTGGAAAAGGACGGACATGGCTTTTGGCTGGCAGGTCTGGAGGACCAGCTGGCGCTCCTGCCGGGGAGGAAATGGGGCCGCAGCCGAATGCAGGGTCTCGATGATCTCGACGGAACGCTCGCGCAGGTTTCCGACGACGCGCCCGTTGTCTTGCTTGCCCACGAGCCCGATATTTTTCCGCGCGTGCCCGAACGTGTGTCGCTCACTCTTTCCGGCCATACGCATGGCGGACAGATCCGTCTTCTCGGTTATTCGCCGATCGTGCCTTCGCGTTATGGCGATCGCTATGCCTATGGCCATATTGTAGAAAACGGTCGGAACGTCATCGTTTCCGGCGGGCTCGGCTGCTCCATCGCGCCCGTGCGCTTCGGCATTCCGCCGGAGATAGTGGTTATCGACCTCGGATAATATCATGCCCAAGAGAACTGTCGTTCGCCTCAATGCAGGCAGCCAGCGCTTCAACTACCGCATTGCCGGACTCGGCTTTCGCGACGGGCATGTGCTTGTCCATCGCGCCGTTCACGAACCTTTCTGGACGTTTCCCGGCGGCCGTGCCGAGATCGGCGAAACCTCCGAGGAAACGCTGAAGCGGGAGATGATGGAAGAGCTGGGCGTCGAGGTCACAGTCAGCCGTCTGCTCTGGACCGTCGAGAATTTCTTCCGTTACGAGGGGCGCGACTGGCACGAACTCGGCTTCTACTATCTCATGGAAATACCCCAGGATTTCCCCTTCCGCACGCAAGAGATCATTCACCGGGTGGAGGATGGCAACAACCATCTGGAATTCAAATGGGTGCCCGCGACATTTCAGGCTCTGACGGCACTCGATATTCCGCCCTATTTCCTTGCCGGTGAGATCGAAAACCTGCCCACCTCACCTCGCCACCTGGTATGGCGCGACGGCGATCTCGACGACAAGGATTAAAGCTATTCCAGCAAAAGTGTGAAGCAGTTTTTGCGTCCGGAATTGCTTGAAAACAAAGAGATGGAGCATTTTCGCCTTTCGTAGGAAAGGCTCTGAGGAGAAGACGCAATGCCGAGTTTCGATCCCTGCCGCATGTTCCGGAAGCTCGCCTATAACAACGCCTTGGCGAACAACCGGCTTCTTGCCGCCTGCGCGACCCTCAAACCGGGTGAATTCGAAGCCACGCGCACAAGCTTTTTTCCGTCGATCAAATCGACGTTGAACCACATCCTCACGGTCGACTGGTTCTATGTCGATGGCCTCGAAGGCGGCACCCTCGGCCTTCGCGCCTTCGACGTCGAAGAGCCCTTCGATGACCTGCCATCGCTCTCCGTGGAGCAAGCGAAGGTCGATCAGCGCCTTGTTGCCATCTGCGAAGTGCTGACGCCAGAGAAGCTTGTCTCCATCATGAAGCTTCAGCGAAACGGCCGCGTCCAGCGGGAGCGCATGGAGGATGTGTTGAGCCACCTCTTCCAGCATCAGACTCACCATCGCGGGCAGGTGCATGCCATGCTCTCGGGCAGCAGCGTCGCTCCGCCGCAACTCGACGAATTCATCGTCGATGACGATGCGAGGTTCCGGGGCGGCGAGATCGCCGCTCTCGGCTGGAGCGAGGCGATGCTGATGCGCTAACCCTTGAGGCGCGCCTTCAGGCCATCGATGATCGTCTTGGTCAAAAGATCATAATTCTCGTCGAAGTGATGATCGCCCGGCAGTTCGATGACCTCGCCGCCGAGATCCTTGACGGCGGGGCAGGCCACATCGTCATCATCGTCCTTACCGTATATGCACTGGACGAGCTTCGGATCGGCACCCTTGAGATCCTTGACGGGATCGCCGCCGGCACCTTCAGTCTTCTGGCCGAGCCAGCCCATGACGGAGATGACGTAATCGACCTGATGCGACATCGACAGAAGCGAAATCTGCGCCACCGCCGTCTTGTCGGCCGGTTTCAGTAGCTGATAGGTGGCTGGCAGGATATCCGCGCCGAAAGAGTAGCCGATCAGCAGGACATGTTTCACCTTCCACTGCTTGCGGTAAAACTCGATGATGCGCGAAAGATCGTCGGCCGTTTCCTGCGGCTTCCGCTCCGTCCAGAAATAGCGCAACGAGTCGATGCCGACGACCGGAATGCCTTCCTTCTGCAGCATGCCGCCCACTTCCTTATCGATGTCGCGCCAGCCACCGTCGCCGGAATAGATCACCGCCATCGTATCGAGGTTCGGCATGGTGTCGAGAACGGCAAGCGGCAGGCCGAGCGGATTGTCGAAGGCGCCCGAAGCCGTCACCAGGTCGTCAAGTGTGTCGGCAAATACGGTCTGCGCATCATCGGACGATTCGCGGATTTCAATCGCATCGTGGACCTTCTTCAGATTCTCGACATGAGTGCGGCCATCCTTGTCCGCCTTGGGCGTGAAAGTAGCGATAACAGGGTCCGGAAGAGTGCCGTCGGTAAGCCCATAGACGCTGCGATCGCCGACCACCTGTCTTGCTGCGGGCGTGCAAAGCACCTTGGCAAGCGGAATACCTGCACGCGGATCGACGGCGAATGTCTGGCCTATCGTCGCATCAGGCGTCTGCGCGGCAATGGCCAAAGCCAGAGCGCCGCCCTCGCCGATGCCGGCAATGATAGGCAGGTGATAGGGGCTGTTGCCGGCGGCGCGCTGCACCTGCTGGCTCAGCGATTCAATATCGGAAACCGTATAGATGCAGCCGTCGTTGAGGCTGACGTCGTAGCGATTGAGCGCTTCCATATAGGACGGAAAGTCGACGCCGATGACGACGGAGCCCTGCGAAACCAGGCGGTCAGCCTCGGTCTTTTCGTAGTCACCCCAGCCGGCCGCATCGGAAATCAGGAAGACGGCACCCTTCACTTCGCCCTGCGGCAGGAAGATGTGCGGCGAAGGGATCAGGCCCGTTTCGAAACTCTGGGTGGTTTCATCGGCAGCATAGGCCGGCGCGGCCGCGAGAATGCTGACGCATGCAGCAGCAAACAATATGTTTTTCATCATTTTCTCACTACCCCTTTCAATCCGCCCCCAATCAGAAATGTCGCATCCATCAATGCGATCATCGGATTGCCTCCTCCGGAAACCGCAAGATAGCGCGGTTGCCAGTGCGGATGAAACTTGGATTTGAAGGCACGAAGCCCCTTGAAGTTGTAGAAGCGCTCGCCGTGTTCGAAGACGGTCCCGCCGATACGATCCCAGACGGGCGCCACCTCGCGTTTCGACATGCCGGAGAGGGGCGCCATGCCGAGGTTGAAATGCTTAAAGCCCTGGGCGCGCAGATATTCCATGATCTGCACGAACAGGAAGTCCATCGCCCCCTTCGGCGCGTCGGGCGAGAAACGCATGAGGTCGATCGTCCCCTCCTCTTTCGCCGCGGTGACGAGGATATTGGCAAAGGCGACGATCCGGCCGTCTTTCTTGAGAACGCCGACCGGCTGCGACGTCACATAGTCCGGATCGAAGGCGCCGAGTGAGAAGCCCTTCTCCTTGGCGTTGTGATGCTCGAGCCAGGCGTTGGAAACGGCGGAGAGCTCGCCGATGATTTCAGGGATATCGGCGGGTTCGACAACGGCGAATTCCAAACCGTCGCGCTGCGCGCGGCTTGCGGTCTGACGCAGGTTCGCCCATTTGCCGCCCTTCATCTCGAAGGTGCGCAGATCGGCCACCGCCAGTTCGCCGAGCTTGAAAGCGCGCAGGCCAGCATCGGCGCAGTGCGAAAGCAGCGCCGGCGAAATCTGGTAGAAGACTGCGCGGCAGCCTGCGGCGCGCGCCGCTTCCACGAAACGCCAGACCAGCTCCTGCACGGCATGATGCTCGCCGATCGGATCGAACAGCGCGATCCACGACCGGCCCTGCCGGCCATACATGATGAAGGCGTCGCCCTTTTCCGAGAACATGATGGACTTATCCCCCATGCGCACGAGATTGGCGTCCGCACTGTCCTGTTTCTCGACGATCTCTACCGCACGGCGGACCGCCTCCTCATTCGGCGGCTCCGGCTTGAAGGTCGCCGGCCTCAGCAGGCTGAAAATGGCGATCGCCGAGGAAATGATGGTGATGCCGAGTACAGCACGCAGGCCGCGCGGCGCTTCCGCCGCGAATTCAAACTGCCACCAGAGTTGGTTGCTGTATTCCACGTCGCGATAGACGAAGAGCAGGATGACAACCGCACCGACGATGATCACGGCAATCGCCATCAGCCAGGATGCCGTCATCGCCTGGTTGAGAAGCGAAGCATGACGGGTAAAGAGCCGGCGGCTGACGAACAGGCCGAAGACCAGAAAGGCAAGGAAGGCTGCCTCGACAAGGGCGATCGCCTTCAGCAGCGAGAGCGTCAGGGCAGCGACGGCGGAAAACACCGCCACCCACCAGGCACCATCAAGCCGCTGGCCCAGTCCGCGAGCGGCAACGACCAGCGCAAGTCCGAGCAGACTGGAGAGGAAATGCGCGCCTTCCACCATCGGCAGCGGCAGATAGTTGGAGAGGAATTCGAGGTTCTGATCGGGCGTCGGCGTCACGCTCGAAAAGATCAGCATGACCCCCAGGAGCAGCGTCAGCGCCGAAAGAAGCTGCGGCATCAGCCGCCCGCCGATGCGCCGCACGCTGGACGCGGCCGGATGATCCACGAAGCGGCGTAGCTCGGTCGCCGAAACCGCGAGGATGGCAATCAGCAGCGGCAAGACGTGATAGATTAGGCGATAGAGAACCAGCGAGCCGAGAACGGCATCGATATTCACCGCGCTGCCGAGCGAAGCGATGATGACTGTCTCAAAAACGCCGAGGCCCGCCGGCACATGGCTCAGCACGCCAAGCCCGACGGCAATCGCATAAACCGCCAGGAACACCGGCCAGCCGATCGCCGTCTGCGGCAGGAGCACGTAAAGCACCGTGGCGGAGGCTGCGATATCGAAGGCAGTCACCAGGAACTGACGCGACCAGGTGCGCGAATCCGGCAGGCGAAGTGCGATCGACCCGATTTCGATCACCCGGCCCTCGCGGCCGAGCACCATGAGAGAACCGAGAATCGCCAGGATGACAGCCGCGATGATACGAAGCCACAGGCTGCTGACACTGATCAGCGGCGCGATCTCATCGGCGATGATGAGAAGCGCGATCGCCGCCACAGCAGCAAGGCCAAGGCCGAAGGACAGCGTCACGAAGGCGATGACGCGGCCAATATCTTCAGGCGAAAGTCCGAGCCGGGTATAGGCGCGGTAACGGATCGCCCCACCCGACAGCGCGCCGAAACCGGCAGTGTTGCCGACCGCATAGGCGCTGAAGGCCGTGAGCGCGACATGCGGAAAAGGCAGCCGCTTGCCGATATAATCGATGGCGTTGAGATCGTAGAAGACGAGTGCCAGAAAGCTCAGCGCGGTAAAGAACAGGGCGAGCAGGATCGAACTCAGCCGGGTTTCCGCCAGGGCCTCGACGACGTCGTCATAGCGCACTTCATCTGTCAGCTGCATGATCGCGTAGCCGACAAGGCAAAAAATGACGAGCGTGGCAAGAGCCGTCAGCGGAGTGCGATAGCGCCGGAAAACTGCGCCAAAGGAAAAGCCCTCTTCAGTCTCTGAATTCTCTTCCAACTTGCCGTGACCCGACATCTCGTACCTGCTGCAATTGCCAATCTGGCGGGAATCTCTTTTGAGAGACGTAACATAAGCAACATGCAAGCTCTATGAACCATGTTGCGGCTACCCACACCCGCGCACTTGCCGCCTCCTTCATCCTCAATTGGGGCAAATTTGCGCAGTGCACAGGCTTGATCGCATTGCAATTTCGTAAGCTTCGCCTTGCATTTGAAGATCAGGCCGCCGGCTCACTCCCGGCACGGGCTTGAGCCGCGTAACGCGCCGCGGCAACGTTCGCCTCAATCTCACGCTCACCCGAAACTTGCACGGTCGGAACGGCGAATTCGATGCCGTTCTCCTTGAAGGCATTGCGGATCATCGCCAGTGCATTGCGGCGGATAACGAACTGCTCGCCGGGTTTGGTCATCATAGAAAGGCGGAGTTCGATTGCGAACTCGCCGAACTGCTCCACACCCTTCATCTTCAACGTTTCGATGATATTCGGACCCCACTCCGGGTTATCGAGCAGTTGCTGGCCGATCTGCTTGATGATCTTCTTCGTCTTCACGAGATCGGTGTCGTAGGTCACGTTCAGGCTGATCTTGTCGATCGTCCAATCGCGATTGAGGTTCTTGACCGCCCCAAGCTCGCCGAAAG
Proteins encoded:
- the ruvA gene encoding Holliday junction branch migration protein RuvA, with protein sequence MIGKLKGTIDEIGDDYVLVDVHGVCYVAYCSSRTLSKLGSVGEACVLFIETYVREDQLKLFGFQTQLEREWFNLLQSVQGVGAKVALAVLSTLTPPELANAIALQDKTAVSRAQGVGPKVAIRIVTELKNKAPAFAGEAINIGLKQEIGEGVAPAPVADAVSALTNLGYSRDQAANAVAAAMKTAGEDADSAKLIRLGLRELSR
- the ruvB gene encoding Holliday junction branch migration DNA helicase RuvB translates to MMTDARLITPEKRGEDLDTTLRPQSLDEFTGQAEARANLKIFIEAAKNRGEALDHVLFVGPPGLGKTTLAQIMAKELGVNFRSTSGPVIAKAGDLAALLTNLEERDVLFIDEIHRLNPAVEEILYPAMEDFQLDLIIGEGPAARSVKIDLSKFTLVAATTRLGLLTTPLRDRFGIPVRLSFYTVEELELIVRRGARLMGLGMTDDGAREIARRARGTPRIAGRLLRRVRDFAEVAKAEAVTREIADEALTRLLVDNVGLDQLDKRYLNMIAVNFGGGPVGIETIAAGLSEPRDAIEDIIEPYMIQQGFIQRTPRGRVLTAIAWKHLGMQPPKDMEAAQFGLFREDD
- a CDS encoding DinB family protein, translated to MPSFDPCRMFRKLAYNNALANNRLLAACATLKPGEFEATRTSFFPSIKSTLNHILTVDWFYVDGLEGGTLGLRAFDVEEPFDDLPSLSVEQAKVDQRLVAICEVLTPEKLVSIMKLQRNGRVQRERMEDVLSHLFQHQTHHRGQVHAMLSGSSVAPPQLDEFIVDDDARFRGGEIAALGWSEAMLMR
- a CDS encoding NUDIX hydrolase; protein product: MPKRTVVRLNAGSQRFNYRIAGLGFRDGHVLVHRAVHEPFWTFPGGRAEIGETSEETLKREMMEELGVEVTVSRLLWTVENFFRYEGRDWHELGFYYLMEIPQDFPFRTQEIIHRVEDGNNHLEFKWVPATFQALTALDIPPYFLAGEIENLPTSPRHLVWRDGDLDDKD
- a CDS encoding virulence factor family protein; amino-acid sequence: MMKNILFAAACVSILAAAPAYAADETTQSFETGLIPSPHIFLPQGEVKGAVFLISDAAGWGDYEKTEADRLVSQGSVVIGVDFPSYMEALNRYDVSLNDGCIYTVSDIESLSQQVQRAAGNSPYHLPIIAGIGEGGALALAIAAQTPDATIGQTFAVDPRAGIPLAKVLCTPAARQVVGDRSVYGLTDGTLPDPVIATFTPKADKDGRTHVENLKKVHDAIEIRESSDDAQTVFADTLDDLVTASGAFDNPLGLPLAVLDTMPNLDTMAVIYSGDGGWRDIDKEVGGMLQKEGIPVVGIDSLRYFWTERKPQETADDLSRIIEFYRKQWKVKHVLLIGYSFGADILPATYQLLKPADKTAVAQISLLSMSHQVDYVISVMGWLGQKTEGAGGDPVKDLKGADPKLVQCIYGKDDDDDVACPAVKDLGGEVIELPGDHHFDENYDLLTKTIIDGLKARLKG
- a CDS encoding metallophosphoesterase, producing MISRRGFLKLMGGSFAGLMALGGYAFAYEPLARLAISRYRLTPPGWTPGLKLRLVTLADFHACEPWMSKDRIASICARANELEGDITLLLGDYAAGMNMVTRYVHSSEWSKALATLKAPLGVHAIMGNHDWWEDRTAQMNGGGDTFGHRALTEAGISVYSNRAIRLEKDGHGFWLAGLEDQLALLPGRKWGRSRMQGLDDLDGTLAQVSDDAPVVLLAHEPDIFPRVPERVSLTLSGHTHGGQIRLLGYSPIVPSRYGDRYAYGHIVENGRNVIVSGGLGCSIAPVRFGIPPEIVVIDLG
- a CDS encoding AbrB/MazE/SpoVT family DNA-binding domain-containing protein is translated as MRVTEKGQVTIPKEIRDRLGIVPGSEVEFIAKDDAALLVKVNENSLQIRNFEEWAASVEGLLDLDGMTTDEYMEWLRGPREDLDRH
- a CDS encoding type II toxin-antitoxin system VapC family toxin, whose product is MKISTVIDTNILIDILGPQSSFRHWSLDALKRCASEGNLVLTPVVWAELGAAPLTEEKLLLAFAWLNLERENLPFEAAFRAGQAHRHYRTAGGQRERTLPDFLVAAHAEWHRHRLLTRDASRYRSYFPSLDIISPETHP
- the ruvC gene encoding crossover junction endodeoxyribonuclease RuvC, which translates into the protein MQNTIRIIGIDPGLRRTGWGIIDTLGNSLRFVASGTVTSDGDMDLASRLCQLHDGLADVVHSYQPDEAAVEQTFVNKDAVATLKLGQARGIAMLVPARAGLPVSEYAPNAVKKTVIGVGHGDKQQIHMMLKILMPKAEFKGNDAADALAIAICHAHHRGGNKMRQALAG
- the mprF gene encoding bifunctional lysylphosphatidylglycerol flippase/synthetase MprF → MSGHGKLEENSETEEGFSFGAVFRRYRTPLTALATLVIFCLVGYAIMQLTDEVRYDDVVEALAETRLSSILLALFFTALSFLALVFYDLNAIDYIGKRLPFPHVALTAFSAYAVGNTAGFGALSGGAIRYRAYTRLGLSPEDIGRVIAFVTLSFGLGLAAVAAIALLIIADEIAPLISVSSLWLRIIAAVILAILGSLMVLGREGRVIEIGSIALRLPDSRTWSRQFLVTAFDIAASATVLYVLLPQTAIGWPVFLAVYAIAVGLGVLSHVPAGLGVFETVIIASLGSAVNIDAVLGSLVLYRLIYHVLPLLIAILAVSATELRRFVDHPAASSVRRIGGRLMPQLLSALTLLLGVMLIFSSVTPTPDQNLEFLSNYLPLPMVEGAHFLSSLLGLALVVAARGLGQRLDGAWWVAVFSAVAALTLSLLKAIALVEAAFLAFLVFGLFVSRRLFTRHASLLNQAMTASWLMAIAVIIVGAVVILLFVYRDVEYSNQLWWQFEFAAEAPRGLRAVLGITIISSAIAIFSLLRPATFKPEPPNEEAVRRAVEIVEKQDSADANLVRMGDKSIMFSEKGDAFIMYGRQGRSWIALFDPIGEHHAVQELVWRFVEAARAAGCRAVFYQISPALLSHCADAGLRAFKLGELAVADLRTFEMKGGKWANLRQTASRAQRDGLEFAVVEPADIPEIIGELSAVSNAWLEHHNAKEKGFSLGAFDPDYVTSQPVGVLKKDGRIVAFANILVTAAKEEGTIDLMRFSPDAPKGAMDFLFVQIMEYLRAQGFKHFNLGMAPLSGMSKREVAPVWDRIGGTVFEHGERFYNFKGLRAFKSKFHPHWQPRYLAVSGGGNPMIALMDATFLIGGGLKGVVRK